A region of Streptomyces sp. R44 DNA encodes the following proteins:
- a CDS encoding VOC family protein, with amino-acid sequence MAARPEGTPVWTDAMFTDVEGAKTFYGDVLGWTFGESASEFGNYTQAYKNGKAVAAVVPPMPGQDGEPQSAWCLYFASPDVAATAEKIRGAGGTVLMEPMQVGDFGSMCIAQDPSGVTFGVWQAGAHEGFEREGEPGAYAWAEVFTREPAKADAFFTEVFGFGSKKIKDEHMDYRVFDLGGPQPVLGRMVMTAEDFPAEIPSYIQIYFAVDNCDKAVERAEALGGRKVFGPMDSPFGRFAAIVDPQGAAFAVIDEKTTVGDMPEFE; translated from the coding sequence ATGGCCGCACGACCTGAAGGCACGCCGGTCTGGACCGACGCGATGTTCACCGACGTCGAGGGCGCGAAGACGTTCTACGGCGATGTGCTCGGCTGGACCTTCGGCGAGTCCGCCTCGGAATTCGGCAACTACACGCAGGCGTACAAGAACGGGAAGGCGGTCGCGGCCGTCGTTCCGCCGATGCCGGGGCAGGACGGGGAGCCGCAGTCGGCCTGGTGTCTGTACTTCGCCTCGCCGGACGTCGCGGCGACGGCGGAGAAGATCCGGGGCGCGGGCGGCACCGTCCTGATGGAGCCGATGCAGGTCGGCGACTTCGGCTCGATGTGCATCGCGCAGGATCCCTCGGGCGTCACGTTCGGTGTCTGGCAGGCCGGTGCGCACGAGGGCTTCGAGCGGGAGGGCGAGCCCGGTGCGTACGCCTGGGCCGAGGTCTTCACCCGGGAGCCGGCGAAGGCCGACGCCTTCTTCACCGAGGTCTTCGGCTTCGGTTCCAAGAAGATCAAGGACGAGCACATGGACTACCGGGTCTTCGACCTGGGCGGTCCGCAGCCGGTGCTCGGGCGGATGGTGATGACGGCGGAGGACTTCCCGGCCGAGATCCCCTCGTACATCCAGATCTACTTCGCCGTCGACAACTGCGACAAGGCGGTCGAGCGGGCCGAAGCGCTCGGCGGGCGGAAGGTGTTCGGGCCGATGGACAGCCCCTTCGGCCGGTTCGCTGCGATCGTGGACCCGCAGGGTGCCGCCTTCGCGGTGATCGACGAGAAGACGACCGTCGGGGACATGCCCGAGTTCGAGTGA